CACGGCCCCCGCCAGGTCCCTGATGCAGACTCCGCGAGTGAGCGCCAGGCCGAGGAGCTGCGCCATTTCCGCCAGGGTGAAGCAATCGGGGACCACCGTCCGCGCCAGCGCCGGCGCCGACTCGCCCAGGGCGTCCAGCATCAAGCGCACTTCCTCCAGGCTGAGCAAGCGCGCCGCGTGGGAGCGGATCACCGCTTCGAGGTGGTCGGTCAGGACCTTCACGGGCGTGCGGAGCACGAACCCTTCGGCCTGCGCCGCATCGTAGCCGCCCGCGGGTAGCCAGACGCCGGGCCGCCCGCTGTGCGGGTCGCGGCCCGGTAGGCCGACCGGCGGCGAGGGATACGTGCCCTCCCTGGCCGTGGCGAACCACAGGCCCATCAGCAGTTCGCCCGTACCGGCCACCTGGTCGTACACCTGGATGCGATAGCCCTGGGGCGCCGCTTGGCGGTCGTCGGCCAGCGCCACCCCTGGAAACACGAAGCCGGTCTCTGCCGCCATGGCAATGCGCAGGCGGCCCAGGCGCTCCATGAAGTCGCCGCCGATCTCGGGATCGACCAAGGGTACCAGATCGAGTCCCAGGTGGACCGAGAGCGGCCTGAAGGCCAGCGCCTCGCGGATTCGCCGGTCGCGCGCCTCGCGGCCTGCCGCCGACAGTGCGTCCACCGCCGAACCTTGCGCCACTCCGTATCTCCCCAGCCTATTCTTCCCCGAATCCCGTATGATGATGGGATGCCAGCTACCTTGACCGACGTCCAGACCCTGCTTGCCGAAGCCTTGGCCGCCTCGCCGGCCGAGGCGACCGAGTTCGTCTACACCGAGACGAAGGAGGATCTCACACGATTCGGCGCCAACGCCATCACGCAAAACGTGATGAAGCACAGCCGCTCGGTCGGCGTGCGCGTGCAGCAGGGAGGCCGCGAGGCGCGGGTCGAGACGGCGCAGGTGACGCCGGCCGGCATCGCCCGGGCGATTTCCGAGGCGCTTGAGGTCGCGCGGTTCCAGCAGCCCGATCCCGCCCTGTTGCCGATGCTCGCCGAGAAGCAGGCCTACCGGGAGGTCGCCTGGCCGAAGGTCACCCCGGAGACGGGGCCGGAAGGCCGTGCCGAGGGAGTGGCCAGGGCCGTCGAGGCGTGCAAGCGCGAAGGGGCACGGGCCAGCGGCATTTGCAGCGATCTGGTCACCCGGACCATCGTGGCGAACTCGCACGGCATCCTCGCCGACGGCATCTATCGCGAGGCCGAGTTCTCACTGACCGCCGAGAGGGAGGGCGGCAGCGGCTGGGCCAAGGCCGTGGCGTCGACCTACGAGGAGGTGGATCTCGACAGGGTCGTCGCGCATGCGCTCGAGAAATGCCTCAAGTCCGAGCACCCGCGAGATCTGCCGGTCGGCGACTATCCGGTCGCGCTGCACAGCGCCGCGGTGGCCGACCTGGCGACGATGTTCATGTGGCTCGCCTTCTCGGGCCTCGCCTACCAGGAGGGGCGCCATTTCGCGGTCGGCAAGCTCGGCGAGAAGTTCTTCGACGACAAGCTCGGGATCGCGGACGATCCGTTCGAGGTGCCCGGCCTGCCCTTCGACTACGAAGGCGTCGCCAAGGATCGCACGCCGCTCATAGAGGGCGGCCGCCTCGTCGGCCTCGCCCACGATCGCCACACGGCCCGCAAGGCCGGCGTGCGACCCACCGGGCATGGCCTGCCCTGGCCCAACACCTGGGGCCCGATCGCGCAGAACCTGAGCATCGCGCCCGGCGACACTCCCATCGAGGACGTGCTGCGCGGGCTGCAGCGCGGGTTGCTCATCACCCACCTTCACTATCTCAACGTCGTCGACCAGATGGACCTGTCCATCACCGGCCTGACTCGCGACGGCGTGTTCTGGGTCGAGGACGGGCAGATCAAGTATCCGGTCAAGAACATGCGTTTCACCGACTCGCTCTTGTCGCTCTTCGGCCAAATAGACGCCGTGTCTCGCGAGCGCGAGCGGTCCGCCGCCTTCTGGGAGGGTGCGACGCTCTCGCCCGCGATGCGGCTGCCCAAGATGCACTTCTCGAGCCCGGCCGGGTTCTAGTCAGACCGGAGACGAAGATATGGCCACGATTCTCAAGCCAGCCTCGCCCAGCATGGCCGCGCAGCTTGCGAGCCGCGTGCGGCCCCTCGCCGAGGCCGCGCTCGACGCCGCGCAGCTGGCCGGCGCCACCTACGCCGACGTGCGCATCGTGCACCGCTGCGACGAGCGCGTGGTGGTGAAGAACGGCACGGTGGGCGAACTCGACCGCTCCGAGGACGTCGGCGTGGGCGTGCGCGTCATCGCCGGCGGCGCCTGGGGCTACGCGTCCACCTACGACCTCAACCCGCCTGCCCTGGTCGCGGCGGCCAAGCTGGCCGTGCGCATCGCTCGCGCCAGCGCGACCGTGAAGGTGGCCGACGTGCGCCTCGCGCCCGAGACCGGCTGGCGGGATCGCTGGCAGACTCCCTACCAGATCGACCCGTTCGCGGTGCCGGTCTTCGACAAGCTGGAACTGCTGTTCGCGGTCGACAAGATTCTGCGCGAGCGGCCGGAAATCGCGGTAGCCGAGAGCGCCATCCTCTCTATGCGCGAGCGCACGTGGTTCGCCTCGTCCGAGGGCGCGTTCATCGACCAGGAGATCACCCGCTGCGGCGGCGGCTTCGAGGTCACGGCCGTAGGCAACGGCGACGCGCAGACCCGGTCGTTCCCGGCCTCCTTCCGCGGCCACCACAAGACCACCGGCTACGAAATCGTACCGGCCCTGAAGCTGGTCGAGAATGCCGCCAAGGTGCGCGACGAGGCCATCGCGCTGCTCACGGCCGAGCCCTGCCCGTCGGGCCGCACCGACCTCATTCTCGGCGGCGCCCAGCTATGCCTGCAGATCCACGAGTCGGTGGGCCACGCCAACGAACTCGACCGCGTCCTGGGCCTCGAGTCCAACTACGCGGGCATCTCGTTCTGCACGACCGAGAAGCAGGGCAATTTCCGCTACGGCTCCGACATCGTCAACCTGGTCGCCGACGGCACCGTCCCGGGCGGCCTCGCGACGGCCGGGTACGACGACGACGGCGTGGCCGCGCAGCGCTTCCACGTGGTGCGGGACGGCATCCACCAGGCGTACTTCACCAACCGCGAACTCGCGCACCACATCGCCGAGGAGCGCTCGCGGGGCTGCAACCGCGCCGAGGGCTGGCAAAACATCCCGATCATCCGCATCCCCAACCTGTCGCTGATGCCGGGCTCCTGGAATCTCGACGAACTCATCGCGGACACCAAGCAAGGCATCTACATGGACGTCAACCGCTCGTGGTCGATCGACCAGATGCGCCTGAACTTCCAGTTCGGCTGCGAGGTCGCCTGGGAGATCAAGGACGGCAAGCTGGGCCGGATGTTCAAGAACCCCAACTACCAGGGCATCACGCCGGAGTTCTGGAACTCCTGCGACGCCATCTGCGACAACTCCCACTTCGACTTGTGGAGCGTGCTCAACTGCGGCAAGGGCCAGCCCGGCCAGACCGCCGAGATGAGCCACGGGTCTTCGCCGGCACGGTTCCGCAACGTCATGTGCGGCATCACCACGCACTGATCGCCCTTACGTAGAGATTACATAAATATTCTCGCTCCCCCCTGTGGTTCGAAGGGGGAGGCGGCCGAACATAACCATTACGATCGGGCTCAAGGAAGGAGCGGCGAAGTGGCGAAAGGAATCGTCAAGGGTGTCGGATCCGGCGGCATGGCCGGTATCGCGCCAGTTCCCCCTCCTCCTCCACCGCCACCGCCCGGTTCGCGGGGTCTGGCAAGGGACGGCAGGGACTACGGGAAGTCGGCGAGTACCGAACGCGCCGCGATCGTCGAGATCAGCGACGCCGGCCGCGCCGCCCTGGCCGCCGCGCAACCGCCGACCCCGCGGAACCCGGGTGGCACCATGCTCCGCGAGACGACCACTGGCGTCGACTGGGATTTCCGCACCTACGCCCCGGGCGCGACGCACTGGGGCAACGCGAGCCGGGCGTCGGCCGCTGGCGCCAGCAGCCTGACCGAGACCACCATCGGCATCGACCAGTACGAGACGACCTCGCCGGGCCACAAGAGCGTCGAACCCGCCCCCGCGCCGGCAGCCGGGGATCTCGGCGGCAAGCTCTCTGGCCTGGCCCACGAGGCCGCGCACACCATCCAGCAGGCCGTGCGCGTCGCGACGGGCGATCTCGACGGCGACGGCCGCGCCGACGTGGCGAGCGCCGGCCCGCCGGCGGGCGACATCCAGCAGGTCCAGAAGGCCCGCCACGATGCGGCCATGGCGGCTATCCAGAACATCAGATAGCGAGGTAGGCCGCGGCTGGTCGGGATCTCGGGACCGATCGCCGCCGAGAAGGGGCTTCCCCGGCTAGGTCACGAGCTCCTCGCCGGCCCCGACGAGGATGATCTCGCCCCGGTCCTCCAGGTCGCAGGCGACCGCGGCAATCTTCCGCCTAGCCTCCTCGACGTCGCTCTTCCGGACGGGGCCCATGTACGTCATTTCGTCCCGGAGCATCTTGCCCATGCGCGTCGAGACGTTCTGGAAAATGCGGTCGTGCATCGCCTCATCGCTGCCCTTGAGCGCCAGGAGCAGCTCTCGCAGGTCGATCTCGCGCAACAGCCGCTGGACGCCCCGATCGTCGAGGGCAAGCAGGTCCTCGAACGCCCGGCGGGGCGGCGAAGGTGCCGTGGGTTCCGCGGCCGCGCGGGCGAAGGCGTCCAGGCGCTCCGTCCAGACGGCAACCTGGCCCGACGGAATGGCCCCCGCGTCATGCGCGATGCGCACGACCGAGCGGAAGCCATCCAGGCGGACCTCCAGATCGCGCCTGCCCGTGTCGTCGAGACATCCCTTCTCCGCGGCGATGGCCAGGTGCAGGAGAGCTTGCGCCAGCGCGAGCAATTGCGGGCCCAGCGTGGCCCGGTGGGGCTCGGGCAACGCGGCGCCGCCGCCAATGGCCAAGGCCAGGAGATTCTCGGCCGCATCTTTCATCCCGACCCCCTTTGCGCAAATGGCGACAGGTTCCCGCCGATCGCCCGGTCAGGAGTCTAATAGCGCGGCTCTGATGACTTCGCTCCGGCATCGCGGCCGGCACGGAGGCCGGCCCCACCCGTTGCATCGGTGGCGCAGGCCTCCGTGCCTGCGTCCGATAGGCGCCAGGTCATTTGAGCGCCGCTATAAGATATCAGCTGCAGGCTTGTCGCCTGCGAGAGGTTGTACGAATGAAACTGCGAACGCTCGCGTTCATCATCGCCGTAGCGGTCCTTTCCGGCTGTGCGGGCTTCCGGCGGGAGACCGTCGCGCCGGGGGACTTCGCTGGCCTGCGGAAACAACTTGGCGACCT
Above is a window of Candidatus Tanganyikabacteria bacterium DNA encoding:
- a CDS encoding TldD/PmbA family protein, encoding MPATLTDVQTLLAEALAASPAEATEFVYTETKEDLTRFGANAITQNVMKHSRSVGVRVQQGGREARVETAQVTPAGIARAISEALEVARFQQPDPALLPMLAEKQAYREVAWPKVTPETGPEGRAEGVARAVEACKREGARASGICSDLVTRTIVANSHGILADGIYREAEFSLTAEREGGSGWAKAVASTYEEVDLDRVVAHALEKCLKSEHPRDLPVGDYPVALHSAAVADLATMFMWLAFSGLAYQEGRHFAVGKLGEKFFDDKLGIADDPFEVPGLPFDYEGVAKDRTPLIEGGRLVGLAHDRHTARKAGVRPTGHGLPWPNTWGPIAQNLSIAPGDTPIEDVLRGLQRGLLITHLHYLNVVDQMDLSITGLTRDGVFWVEDGQIKYPVKNMRFTDSLLSLFGQIDAVSRERERSAAFWEGATLSPAMRLPKMHFSSPAGF
- a CDS encoding TldD/PmbA family protein, with the translated sequence MRPLAEAALDAAQLAGATYADVRIVHRCDERVVVKNGTVGELDRSEDVGVGVRVIAGGAWGYASTYDLNPPALVAAAKLAVRIARASATVKVADVRLAPETGWRDRWQTPYQIDPFAVPVFDKLELLFAVDKILRERPEIAVAESAILSMRERTWFASSEGAFIDQEITRCGGGFEVTAVGNGDAQTRSFPASFRGHHKTTGYEIVPALKLVENAAKVRDEAIALLTAEPCPSGRTDLILGGAQLCLQIHESVGHANELDRVLGLESNYAGISFCTTEKQGNFRYGSDIVNLVADGTVPGGLATAGYDDDGVAAQRFHVVRDGIHQAYFTNRELAHHIAEERSRGCNRAEGWQNIPIIRIPNLSLMPGSWNLDELIADTKQGIYMDVNRSWSIDQMRLNFQFGCEVAWEIKDGKLGRMFKNPNYQGITPEFWNSCDAICDNSHFDLWSVLNCGKGQPGQTAEMSHGSSPARFRNVMCGITTH